The DNA sequence GATCATTGGTGTTTTAGACGGTTTACACTACGCTCATCAACGGGGTATTATTCATTGTGACATTAAACCTGAAAATATCCTACTGACTCTACAATCCCAAGGATGGTCTTCAAAATTATCAGACTTTGGAATTGCCCGTCGTCTGCCCCTCGTAGGCAAATTATCTATTGCCCAAAAAGCCTCCACCTTTACCGGAGGATCTCCAGCTTATATGGCCCCAGAACGATTTTATGGCCTTTATTCAGCCCGATCCGATATTTATGCGGTTGGAATTGTCTTATTTGAACTGTTAGTTGGAGATCGTCCCTTTCATGGTTTACCCGGTGAGTTAATGTGGGCGCAGTTAAATCAACGGTTGCAGATCCCTAACGAGATTCCTGAAGCGTTACAAGCTATCATTCAAAAAGCTTTAGAAAAGCTCCCGGCTCGTCGCTACAACACCGCAGAACAAATGGCAGAAGCCTTACGCGAAGTCATTGTTCATCCCCAAATCCAAAGCCTTGCTGATTTTATTGTTCCTTGGAAAAACTCCGATTTACCGACTAAAAATCCTACCCAATTAGCAGGAGTCTATACCTCTGTTTCTCCTCTGATCTTACATCACTCTATCTCTTTGCCCTCGGTTCATCAATCTAAATTCCCCTTCAATTGTATTGCCAATTTTCCTTATCTTTATACAGGATTTGGTCAGGCTTTAGAAATTTGGTCTATCCCCCAAGATTTATCTCCATCGGTTCAGCAAGTTGCTATTTCTTCTCAAGAAAAAATTCAATTTCCTGAACCTATTTTGGGGATGCTTCCCCTGGGAAATGGCTGCTGTGTTTTAACTCCAAACCGAATTTATCACTGCACTCCTTTTCAAAAAAAATCTCAATCTTTGTTAAATCTAAGTTCAATTCAATCCTTACAATCTAATCATCAGCAATCTCCTATCTCTCCTGACTTTTCCGGGGAAAATGAAGATTCAACCTCTGTCATAAAAACCTTTTCTCCCGATTTATTATATAAAATTGCGATAGAACCCAATAGTCGCTATATGGCTTTAGCATTTTCAGGACAATTACGATTTTATTCATTAACCCAAAAATTAGACTATCTTGTTCTCAAACCCCTGAAAAAATTATCCCTAGCGGTATCTCAAGTTCCCGAAATTTTCTTCTTAGATAACAGACATTTACTCTGTGTTTGGTTAAACTTTAAACAACAAAACTTTCATATGTTCAGGGTCTATACTCGCCGAGGAATGCCCATTGGAAATCTTAAATTATCTATTCCTTTAAAGCAACTTCTACCTACTCCTCAACCCTATACTTTATTAGGGCTTGGACTTGATGATCAACCTTACCTTGTTCTCTTACGTTTAAAACCCCTGAGTGTCATTCGCATTCCTTTAAGTTCTCCCCCAACTGTTGCTTGCGCTACCTCTTGGGGATATGTTATAGCAGATCAAGAAGGAAAATACACCTTTTTTGATTTGGAAGGGAATTTAATCAGTTATGATTTTGGCCCTGTTAATCCT is a window from the Planktothrix sp. FACHB-1365 genome containing:
- a CDS encoding serine/threonine-protein kinase, with the translated sequence MQASRYRILGLVGQGQFGKVYCASDRRTGQLVALKELSHQRAPTHQFLQELWFIISLQHPHIAACLGLEHIQTGRYLVMDYCEGGTLRHLLEQQDSLRLQEALNLIIGVLDGLHYAHQRGIIHCDIKPENILLTLQSQGWSSKLSDFGIARRLPLVGKLSIAQKASTFTGGSPAYMAPERFYGLYSARSDIYAVGIVLFELLVGDRPFHGLPGELMWAQLNQRLQIPNEIPEALQAIIQKALEKLPARRYNTAEQMAEALREVIVHPQIQSLADFIVPWKNSDLPTKNPTQLAGVYTSVSPLILHHSISLPSVHQSKFPFNCIANFPYLYTGFGQALEIWSIPQDLSPSVQQVAISSQEKIQFPEPILGMLPLGNGCCVLTPNRIYHCTPFQKKSQSLLNLSSIQSLQSNHQQSPISPDFSGENEDSTSVIKTFSPDLLYKIAIEPNSRYMALAFSGQLRFYSLTQKLDYLVLKPLKKLSLAVSQVPEIFFLDNRHLLCVWLNFKQQNFHMFRVYTRRGMPIGNLKLSIPLKQLLPTPQPYTLLGLGLDDQPYLVLLRLKPLSVIRIPLSSPPTVACATSWGYVIADQEGKYTFFDLEGNLISYDFGPVNPKSLAFWGKTGLAIVTYTQQQGYLHFVKSVNFERDL